The Aethina tumida isolate Nest 87 chromosome 6, icAetTumi1.1, whole genome shotgun sequence genome has a segment encoding these proteins:
- the LOC109606028 gene encoding fatty acid synthase, giving the protein MPETKAESKTSPLAHPLPGEEIVISGLAGHYPDSHNVNHFRDNLFNKVDMVSSESRRWEHVHPEIPKRTGMVYNLHKFDASFFGLSNSQSDTSDPLLRMTLERAVEAIFDAGIHPDELKGTKTGVYVGVCFSESEKVWFFDRIGQNGTAITGLERSMVAHRVSYYLKLSGPSYITDTACSSSLYAMEHAYRDLRTGVCDKAIVAGANLCLHPFVSLQFARLGVLSQDGACKCFDTAGDGYARSEAICAIVLERAKDARRIYGTVVHAKTNCDGYKPEGITFPSGEMQQTLLEEFYEECNVDPLSLTFLEAHGTGTKVGDPQEIDAIDKAMCKNRTVPLLIGSVKSSIGHSEPSSGMCSLTKCIIAMENEMVPPNLHFKSPREGLKALEQGKLKVVTECTPLKGEGLLGINSFGFGGGNCHILLRWNKKHKVNKGLPKDDLPRLVVVSGRTKKAVKTFFKHISTGNFDAEYFRLLHQLFSKDILCHVYRGYMIVSKNGVIKQDFDFFSGKLPNLHVAFGCLYNSWQNLAGGLLEYSNFKATLQRIQHVLESSKVNILKIMTGTQLTPLENILGGVSVGIAIIDILKDLGLKPKGYITVSYGQLLAAYYDGLLTLEKTILSAYVIGKNTPNPPEKVVYYQIELPLEKIKQNLPEKVDIIAVISERSAIIGGNEKTMNNYVNNLKAISVKCKEVSSNILVISKNSFLKNKSLHEELTQIIGAPKRWSTPLMTGLETFSAETLINNMINPIFIPNRLEQIIIEESFLDLGTGFISKCWGSESQALEKCIVPIGNNEKFNFSNLLELIGRLYIIGLNPTVHKLYPEVPYPVSKGTPMISPSIRWNWSQDWFVCKYDTRVSVKNGQKVILISGRAEGWSFILGHVIDGRNLVPATCYLQLVWETLAYINGVIISDMKIVFENCRFLRASTLLRDNVVELTVMVQRASGSFEVIEGDQTVVKGIVKSLPINDADRIDLPLQVGVDNDDYLPMTKKDIYKELRLRGYNYRGEFRAVENCNAEATRGSIKWTGNWITFMDNMLQMKILQIDTRLLYVPTGIKKLTINAKKHLELWKNDGQHVDVPVYLYKDIDIIRTDAIEIQGLNAASIALRRPLGTPVLEKYEFVPNICSLNIHHSVRVNMQIILENLFSIKVKVVEFLDEASTEGVEILSPIIQAVLGDLPLIQPNLTVLTNDTELKLNNITVENRKLTTESDCHLIVGSCIFKRNFIHDQVFTALKENTFVLSREAVDMDLSTVDPSFTIFTVHQMENEKLILFRKKIEVKEYTSIEISDANLQFNWLEKLKPAVKNDEHIIAFAQDHPTSGILGLINCLRREPGGGNIKTFFIMDQGLPKFNMHEPMYSEQLSKSMAINVFKDGSWGTYRHLLLDEAAEVESEHCFVNVTTKGDLSSLKWIEGPLKNDHSANAEQSVVHIYYSALNFRDVMTAVGRISADVITMDRTEQECVQGFEFSGRDNSGKRVMGMINKGALATMVMSDTSLTWEVPDHWTLEEAATVPVVYATVIYALVTRGHMKRSDKILIHSGSGGVGQAAIHFALHFGCQVYTTVGTEEKREFLKKRFPQLKDHHIGNSRDTSFETMIKNQTNGRGVDIVLNSLAEEKLQASVRCLARGGRFLEIGKFDLATNNTLQLQFLEKEASFHGVMLDHMFNESPAMKRSIRATLTHAINEGSVVPLSRTVFQSDEIEKAFRFMTSGKHMGKVLIKVREPEKEIQTYPGIKKFKGIPRYSCNPNNSFIIIGGLGGFGLELADWLVLRGARKLVLTSRSGIKTGYQSLRIRTWKSYGATIKISTADVKTKEGCVQLFKEADSLGPVEGLFNLAVVLKDALFENQNPETFTESFGPKAVATINLDEISRRMCPNLRDFVIFSSVSCGRGNSGQTNYGMANSVMERICEKRKNEGYPALAIQWGAIGEVGLVAEMQEESFEMEIGGTLQQRISNCLKVLDVFLRQSSPVVGSMVVAEKRGGAGSADNIVDAVANILGIRDLKSISLHSPLAELGMDSMTAVEIKQTLEREYDVFLTAQDIRGMTFAKLKEIQENQESNANKEKALMGMDMLVRLMGDEGTCKIPFVTLESNIEEANGKKILFFPGLEGIGSVLTPLTKNLKAEIVSLQYSVEDQADTVVDMASSLLENTKKHISKEEPFIIIGFSFGAIVALEVIGMLEKEGYEGKFISLDGAPAQQVEISTMLDVASANNFETSLALHLFALYVPFEVIAKQKEEIFRCNGFEAKIKKAQEYGGDKNPHDPHYQLVSSVALYKRIKGLLNYKPSYEKISSKTSLFKPKLNSMHIIKDDYKLSQMLNQEVDVRIFEGNHLTILNNEDMAKAINEIVHGKVEEEAAQTKEPNESGDK; this is encoded by the exons ATGCCAGAAACAAAAGCTGAAAGTAAAACTTCTCCACTGGCACATCCATTGCCCGGCGAAGAAATCGTAATATcag GGTTGGCTGGCCATTATCCAGACTCCCACAACGTCAACCATTTCCGAGACAACCTCTTCAACAAAGTGGACATGGTGTCTTCGGAAAGCAGACGTTGGGAGCACGTCCATCCTGAAATACCCAAACGTACCGGCATGGTTTACAACCTGCACAAGTTCGACGCCTCCTTCTTCG GTCTTTCCAACAGCCAGAGCGACACCTCCGATCCTCTCCTTCGTATGACCCTCGAAAGAGCTGTGGAGGCGATCTTCGATGCCGGCATCCACCCTGACGAGCTCAAAGGCACCAAAACTGGTGTCTACGTTGGGGTTTGCTTCTCTGAGTCGGAGAAGGTTTGGTTCTTCGACCGAATCGGCCAGAATGGAACGGCCATTACTGG GTTGGAAAGATCCATGGTGGCCCACAGGGTTAGCTACTATTTGAAGCTGAGTGGCCCGTCTTACATCACTGATACTGCCTGCAGTAGCTCTTTGTATGCCATGGAACATGCCTACAGGGATCTCAGGACTGGAGTCTGCGACAAGGCCATCGTGGCTGGTGCCAATCTGTGTCTTCATCCGTTTGTTTCCTTGCAATTTGCTAG ATTGGGAGTCTTAAGCCAGGACGGAGCCTGCAAATGCTTCGACACCGCCGGCGACGGCTACGCCAGATCCGAGGCAATATGCGCCATAGTCTTGGAAAGAGCCAAAGACGCACGAAGGATTTACGGCACCGTGGTCCATGCCAAGACCAACTGCGACGGTTACAAACCCGAAG GTATCACCTTCCCTTCCGGGGAGATGCAGCAAACCTTGCTGGAGGAGTTTTACGAGGAGTGCAACGTCGATCCTTTGTCGCTGACGTTTTTGGAGGCTCACGGCACCGGGACGAAAGTGGGTGATCCGCAGGAGATAGACGCCATCGACAAGGCCATGTGCAAGAACCGTACCGTTCCTCTTCTGATTGGTTCGGTTAAGTCCAGCATTGGGCATAGCGAACCGTCCTCGGGCATGTGCTCATTGACGAAA TGCATAATTGCAATGGAAAACGAAATGGTACCCCCGAATCTTCACTTCAAGTCCCCCAGGGAGGGACTCAAGGCTTTGGAGCAGGGGAAGTTGAAGGTGGTTACGGAATGCACGCCTCTCAAAGGTGAAGGGCTCTTGGGGATAAATAGTTTTGGGTTTGGGGGTGGGAACTGTCACATATTGTTAAGGTGGAACAAGAAACATAAGGTGAATAAGGGTTTGCCCAAGGATGATTTGCCCAGGCTTGTTGTCGTTAGTGGTAGGACGAAGAAAGCTGTGAAGACTTTCTTCAAGCATATTTCTACTGGTAACTTTGATGCTGAGTATTTCAGGCTACTTCATCAGCTTTTCAG CAAAGACATACTTTGCCACGTGTATCGTGGATACATGATTGTAAGCAAAAATGGAGTGATCAAGCAGGATTTTGACTTCTTCTCTGGAAAGTTGCCCAACCTGCACGTTGCCTTTGGTTGTTTGTACAATAGTTGGCAAAATTTAGCCGGTGGTTTACTCGAGTACTCAAACTTTAAAGCTACACTCCAAAG AATACAACATGTCTTGGAGTCCTCTAAAGTCAACATACTGAAAATTATGACTGGTACTCAGTTAACGCCTCTAGAAAACATTTTGGGGGGTGTTTCTGTGGGTATTGCCATAATCGACATCTTGAAAGACTTAGGACTTAAACCCAAAGGGTATATAACTGTATCTTATGGACAACTTTTGGCTGCTTACTATGATGGACTTCTCACTCtagaaaaaactattttaagtgCTTATGTCATCGGAAAAAACACTCCAAATCCTCCTGAGAAGGTTGTGTACTATCAAATTGAGCTGCCATTGGAAAAG ATAAAGCAAAACCTGCCAGAAAAAGTTGACATAATCGCAGTCATCTCCGAAAGATCAGCTATCATCGGAGGAAATGAAAAGACCATGAATAACTATGTCAACAACCTGAAGGCTATTTCGGTAAAATGCAAAGAAGTCAGCTCCAACATCCTGGTTATCAGTAAAAActcatttttgaaaaaca AGAGCCTTCACGAAGAGCTGACCCAGATAATTGGAGCCCCAAAAAGGTGGTCGACACCTTTAATGACCGGACTAGAAACATTCTCAGCtgaaactttaataaacaacATGATAAACCCCATTTTCATTCCAAACCGTCTGGAACAGATCATCATAGAAGAGTCCTTTCTGGATTTGGGCACcggatttatatcaaaatgttGGGGATCCGAATCCCAGGCACTAGAGAAGTGCATTGTGCCCATTGGAAACAACGAGAAGTTCAATTTCAGTAATTTGTTAGAGCTTATTGGACG ATTGTACATCATCGGCTTGAACCCAACAGTCCACAAACTGTACCCAGAGGTGCCGTATCCAGTTTCCAAAGGTACTCCCATGATTTCACCCAGCATCAGGTGGAACTGGAGCCAGGATTGGTTCGTCTGCAAGTACGACACTCGAGTGAGCGTGAAAAACGGCCAAAAGGTCATCCTCATCTCCGGTAGGGCTGAAGGTTGGTCCTTCATCTTGGGTCATGTCATTGACGGAAGGAACTTGGTGCCTGCAACTTGTTATCTGCAACTCGTTTGGGAAACTTTGGCTTACATCAACGGAGTAATCATTTCTGACATGAAGATAGTGTTTGAGAATTGCAGGTTCCTTCGTGCTTCCACGTTGCTGAGGGACAATGTTGTTGAGCTGACGGTGATGGTGCAACGTGCCTCTGGAAGTTTTGAGGTCATTGAGGGCGACCAAACTGTTGTTAAAGGCATAGTTAAGTCTCTGCCCATTAACGACGCTGACAGAATAGATCTGCCCTTACAAGTTGGTGTTGACAATGATGATTATCTACCTATGACGAAGAAGGACATTTATAAAGAACTTAGACTACGTGGTTATAACTACAG GGGTGAGTTCAGGGCTGTTGAGAATTGCAATGCTGAAGCTACGAGAGGTTCAATCAAGTGGACTGGCAATTGGATAACGTTCATGGATAATATGCTTCAAATGAAGATATTACAAATTGACACTCGATTACTGTATGTACCAACAGGCATAAAAAAGCTGACAATAAATGCCAAAAAACATCTGGAACTTTGGAAGAACGATGGCCAACATGTGGATGTCCCTGTATATTTGTATAAGGACATAGATATTATAAG GACGGATGCCATTGAGATACAAGGCTTGAACGCAGCTTCAATTGCCTTAAGAAGACCTTTGGGAACACCAGTGCTGGAGAAATATGAGTTTGTACCAAATATTTGCTCGTTGAACATCCATCACTCCGTAAGAGTCAACATGCAGATCATTTTAGAAAACCTTTTTA gCATCAAAGTTAAGGTGGTCGAATTTTTGGACGAAGCTTCGACTGAAGGTGTAGAAATTTTGTCACCAATCATCCAAGCAGTCTTAGGTGACCTACCACTGATTCAACCCAACTTAACCGTGTTGACCAATGACACAGAATTGAagctaaataatattacagtcGAAAATAGGAAGCTGACGACTGAAAGCGATTGTCACTTGATTGTTGGCAGCtgcatatttaaaagaaacttC ATCCACGACCAAGTCTTTACAGCTCTGAAGGAAAATACTTTCGTCTTAAGTCGTGAAGCTGTAGACATGGATTTATCCACTGTAGATCCATCCTTCACCATCTTCACCGTTCACCAAATGGAGAACGAAAAACTGATACTCTTCAGGAAGAAAATCGAAGTGAAAGAGTACACCTCAATAGAAATATCAGATGCAAATCTGCAGTTTAATTGGCTGGAAAAGCTAAAGCCGGCTGTGAAGAACGACGAACACATCATAGCCTTTGCCCAGGATCACCCTACAAGTGGAATACTGG gtTTGATAAATTGTTTGAGACGGGAACCTGGAGGAGGCAATATAAAGACCTTTTTCATCATGGATCAGGGCctaccaaaatttaatatgcacGAACCAATGTACAGTGAGCAATTGTCTAAAAGTATGGCAATCAACGTCTTCAAGGACGGAAGTTGGGGCACCTATCGTCATCTACTTCTGGATGAAGCTGCTGAAGTTGAGTCTGAACATTGCTTTGTCAATGTTACCACTAAAGGTGATCTGTCTAGCTTAAAATGGATTGAAGGTCCACTTAAGAACGACCACTCTGCAAACGCTGAGCAGTCGGTGGTTCATATTTACTACTCCGCCTTGAACTTCAGGGACGTGATGACGGCGGTTGGAAGAATAAGCGCTGACGTTATAACCATGGACAGGACCGAACAGGAGTGTGTACAAGGATTTGAATTCTCCGGTCGTGACAACAG tgGCAAAAGGGTGATGGGTATGATAAATAAAGGAGCACTGGCCACCATGGTGATGTCAGACACAAGCCTGACTTGGGAGGTGCCAGACCATTGGACCTTAGAAGAAGCTGCGACTGTACCTGTGGTTTACGCTACTGTAATCTACGCTTTAGTAACA aGAGGCCACATGAAACGCAGTGACAAAATACTGATTCACTCAGGAAGTGGTGGCGTTGGCCAAGCTGCCATCCATTTCGCCCTTCATTTCGGTTGTCAAGTTTACACCACTGTGGGTACCGAAGAGAAAAGGGAGTTCTTGAAGAAAAGGTTCCCACAGTTAAAAG ATCACCACATTGGCAACTCCAGAGACACCTCCTTCGAAACCATGATCAAAAACCAAACGAACGGCAGAGGTGTGGACATAGTGCTCAATTCTCTCGCTGAAGAGAAGCTTCAGGCGTCAGTACGTTGCTTGGCCAGGGGTGGAAGGTTCTTGGAGATCGGAAAGTTCGATCTTGCCACCAATAACACGCTTCAGCTGCAGTTCCTGGAGAAGGAAGCGTCGTTCCATGGCGTTATGTTGGATCACATGTTCAATGAAAGTCCAGCCATGAAGAGATCAATTAGAGCAACCTTGACGCACGCCATCAACGAAGGCAGCGTGGTACCTTTGTCCAGGACCGTGTTCCAGAGCGACGAAATTGAGAAGGCTTTCCGATTTATGACCAGTGGCAAGCACATGGGGAAGGTGTTGATAAAAGTTAGAGAACCGGAAAAGGAGATCCAAACTTATCCGGGAATAAAGAAGTTTAAAGGAATTCCAAG ATACTCATGCAACCCAAACAACTCCTTCATTATAATCGGAGGACTTGGAGGATTTGGCTTGGAACTGGCTGATTGGCTGGTGCTCAGAGGTGCCAGAAAACTAGTGTTGACGTCCAGATCCGGCATAAAAACTGGCTACCAATCGCTACGAAttag AACATGGAAATCTTACGGTGCCACCATCAAAATATCAACAGCAGACGTAAAAACCAAAGAGGGCTGCGTCCAATTGTTCAAAGAAGCTGATAGTTTAGGGCCAGTTGAAGGACTCTTCAACCTCGCCGTGGTTTTGAAGGATGCCCTCTTCGAGAACCAGAACCCAGAAACGTTCACTGAATCCTTTGGACCTAAAGCTGTGGCTACCATTAACCTGGATGAGATTTCTAGGAGGATGTGTCCCAATTTAAGGGACTTCGTGATTTTTTCCTCGGTCTCCTGTGGCAGAGGCAACTCCGGCCAAACCAATTACGGTATGGCCAATTCTGTCATGGAAAGGATTTGTGAGAAACGTAAAAATGAAGGGTACCCAGCTTTGGCCATCCAATGGGGTGCCATTGGAGAG GTGGGATTGGTGGCGGAAATGCAGGAAGAAAGCTTCGAGATGGAGATTGGAGGCACCCTCCAGCAACGAATATCCAATTGCCTAAAAGTCTTGGACGTGTTTTTGAGGCAATCGTCTCCAGTTGTGGGAAGCATGGTGGTGGCAGAGAAACGTGGTGGAGCTGGAAGTGCTGACAACATCGTCGACGCAGTGGCCAATATTTTAGGTATAAGAGACCTGAAGTCCATAAGTTTACATTCACCGCTGGCTGAGCTGGGCATGGATAGTATGACAGCCGTGGAAATCAAACAAACCCTTGAACGAGAATATGACGTGTTCTTGACTGCCCAGGACATCAGAGGAATGACCTTTGCCAA atTGAAAGAGATTCAGGAAAATCAAGAGAGTAACGCCAACAAAGAAAAGGCACTGATGGGCATGGACATGTTGGTTAGGTTAATGGGAGACGAAGGTACCTGCAAAATACCCTTCGTAACATTAGAGTCCAACATTGAAGAAGCCAATGGCAAGAAGATACTGTTTTTCCCTGGCCTGGAAGGCATTGGAAGCGTTCTGACTCCTTTAACCAAAAACTTGAAGGCCGAAATTGTCTCTTTACAATACAGCGTGGAGGATCAAGCCGATACTGTAGTGGATATGGCCTCAAGTCTTCTGGAG AACACCAAGAAGCACATCAGCAAGGAAGAACCGTTTATAATCATAGGGTTCTCGTTTGGTGCAATCGTAGCTTTAGAAGTCATCGGAATGTTGGAGAAGGAAGGTTACGAAGGTAAGTTCATAAGTTTAGATGGTGCTCCAGCTCAGCAAGTCGAAATTTCCACCATGTTGGATGTTGCATCAGCCAATAACTTCGAGACCAGTTTGGCACTGCATTTGTTCGCACTTTATGTGCCTTTTGAAGTCATCGCGAAGCAAAAG GAGGAAATCTTTAGATGCAACGGCTTCGAGGCGAAGATCAAGAAGGCTCAAGAGTATGGAGGTGACAAAAACCCACATGATCCTCATTACCAACTAGTTTCTTCAGTGGCTTTGTATAAGAGGATTAAAGGACTGCTAAATTATAAACCGTCCTACGAGAAGATTTCATCTAAGACAAGCCTCTTCAAGCCGAAATTGAACAGCATGCACATTATCAAGGATGATTACAAGCTCAGCCAGATGTTGAACCAAGAAGTTGATGTGAGGATTTTTGAAGGCAACCATTTGACCATCTTGAACAACGAAGACATGGCGAAGGCTATAAACGAGATTGTGCATGGAAAAGTGGAGGAGGAAGCAGCACAAACAAAGGAACCAAACGAATCTGgcgacaaataa